Part of the Manis javanica isolate MJ-LG chromosome 9, MJ_LKY, whole genome shotgun sequence genome, GGCTTTCATTTCCGGACAGGGTTTCCAGAGCCAGAGGAGGacttggaggtggagggaggagctGAGGGCCCTTTCGGGCCACTTGCAGGCTGAACAGGCCCTTTCTTTTTGGGGATTAAGGTCTTGTTCTTGCTCTTGAACACTTTGCTGGGATCCAGCTTGTTCACAAAGGAGTCGGTCTCTTCTGTAAGCAGGTTTGTGTTGTAGGTGATGGGTTTATACATATTGAACCATTGCTGTGAGACAGAATTGAGAAAGGTCACAATTCCAAGGAAAAATGACATTGTTTATATTCTTTAGTTGGGTATACAGGGGGAGCTAGCTGGGGAGATGaggcagagaagaaagcaagatTTTTTATGGCTCAACTCTATTACGACTTCCTTTAAGTGAAAGTGAAGACACACACATTTCTTTATGAGATCTCataacctttaaaataaaagcagcaTGGTCATGAATTAAGAATCTGAGTAAACTTACTTCCTTTTGATCTAGTGAACCCTGAGTCTGGGATACTAGGTTCCAAATCATCAAGGGACAGTGTCCTGATTATTCTGCCCTCAAGCCAGCAGCTGCCCATCAGGTGGACTGAGCAGTGCCCATCCCCTAGGGAAGGTGCATGACATAAGGGCAGGCTGCTGCTGAGGGAATCCACCTATGTTGGTGCTCACTTCCCTATGCAGCTCAGGGCAAAGGGCATCATGTTTACTGACCTTTAACTGACCTCGCAATGTTGATGAACGGTTGGTGGGGGTATGTAACATTTGAGGAAGGTGGGAGCCACTAAAGGAATACCTACATGGCTCTGAGTCCCTAATTTATTGCCTGGGTGGCAAAAGTTCTTCGGGACACACTTGGTGTTCTCAAATTAGGTAGTGTATCTTCATGAGCTGGCATCTGTATGTTTGGAATGGTGCCCAGATCTATAATATAATAGgaggcacatatatacaatggaatgctcTGTATCATTAAAAAGGACAGCTCTCTACATACCGATAGGGAATGAGCTCTGATATAAAGTGTTAAGTGAAAAGAAGCAAAGAACTATGTGAGCTGTATATTGCACTTGTGATTTAGAAAAAAGGAACCAAAATCTGTATCCATGCATACCTTCTATGCATACAGTACCTTGGGAAGAGCCCAAGAGAAACAGTGGCTGCTTCTGAGGAAGTGCACTGGTTGGCTGGAAAGCCTGCGAAGAAGAGACTGGCTCTTCTTTCTGTGTGCATACACTGCCTATCCAAAACCAACAATCAGACTGAAACCCCCAATAAAATATAAGTAGGAATAAGGACGAGCCAAGTTTGGGAACCACTTAAGTAGATCAGTAGAAAGATGAAGCTGTCTTCCTATATTGGAATAACCTGTCTTGCTTAATAAAGGAGGTACTGGGGTTCCACCCCATATCTTCCGAAACAGGGAAGCTGGGAATCTGTAACATGAGCATTTCCTCAGAAGATTCTGATACATTCCACAGTTTATGATGACAGGTGTTTCTCCCTTACCTTGGCCTGTGGACTGATGCCATAGCTGGTGAAGGCATACTGCCATTGGGGCAGGCCCAGGTGGGTGATGAGCAGGCGATAATAGGCAGTAAAGGTATCTGTGAGAAAATGCCAGTATAATGCTCTGTCCAGGAACCAGATCTCAGTGTCTTGTGCTAATGCTGAAATAGCAgacaaaggaataaatgaagggaCGGCTTaacaccttttttcttttatctgaaaaGTCAATACACTCTTGTGGTTATAAAAAAATTCCAATAGTAAAAGAATGTGAACTTTAAGTAACGATTTTCCCCTTTCAAATTCTATGCCCATTGTCCAGTGGCCATTGTTACAGGTTTCTTTGGTATTCTTTTACAATTTCCTGATCAGTTGACTGATCTATGTGCTGGGTTCTGCCATTTGTGCATGCAGGCTATCTATGCAGCGCCCTCCTTCTCTGTGTGGAATCAGCACTCCCCTCCGCCTGTGGGTACATACTGTGGCCTTAGCTCTCCTGATAGAAACTCTGAATGGCTCTGGTTTTCTCAAGAGGTGTCTGCAGGAATCAGTGCTGTGAGGAACCACTGTGAAGGAGCCCAGATCAGCCCCGTCCTGGGAATCCTGCCCATGCTGTGGTGTGATGCCCTGGTTGAGCTGAAGCAGGCATTATTGTGCCAGCTCCTGCCACTTGCTTCTGACTTTCCAGTCTTACAGCTGTAGGCCTTTCTTAGTTTATCTCCTGCGTGTGGCTGTAATATCTCCTTAAGTGGCCTTCATCCTCCAATCTCTTCCTCTTCCAGTTGTGGTCATACAGTTCCATTTCAATTCTGCCATTCTTCTGCCAAAAAACCTTGTATACTCCCCAGTCTTCCATGTTATGTCCAAACTCCAGATTTGCAGGATGGCCTTCTGGCTTCACATACTCCTCATCCAGAGATGAACCAAATGGCCCAATGAATCAGTAATGTTCGCCATCACCCCCAAAATCAGTTGCTCTTTTCAATGACATGGCTTTTATCTGTTCTCTCTTCAGTTGGATGCTCCCTTTAACCCAccaaccccctccccacccacatctAATTCCTTCTGTAGCTCAAGATACAACTCAATAGGTAAATCCTGTGTCCCTACCAGTCAGAGCTACTTGAAGAGGTCTGGGCCTCGTCCAGCTCTATACTTTCATAGTCCCTAGATGAGGGCCTGCACTGCAGTTGTGGGAAAGAGGTGGTAGCTGCTGCTCAAGGGGCCAGAGACTTTTTCTCTTGACTTCTGATCTGGGGTTTTAGATTGGAGTCCAATAATTCAggtttttattgctgttaattgccctatatatacatataaaagaaaGATAATGTTTTCCTTGGGTGCTTTTCTAATGCATGAGCCTGCTGGAAGAGTCTATAAACAAATGACcgattattttagcttttattcacttattttccTGATCCCATTATTTTGCAGTAACTCACAAGTGACAATAGCTTAAAAAGACTCTAGTTATTGGCCTTGAAGGGGATGCTCAGGGAGGACTCAAGGTGCTTTCTAGCTCTTGGCTTTTATGCGACTGGTGGTGTCTCAGGGGGCCAGGGAGGAGTGATGTGTGATGACTGGGGAGAAAGTTACCCAAGGCCATACCCAAGCTACAGGACCATGCTTGTCAATGATTCTTACCTGGTTTCCCTCTTTTGTAAACAAGGCAAACCTTCCCATTCCCATTGCAAGGATCCAGCTCAAATATCACACTGCGAGAATCAAAGTGAGGCTTCTCTGGCTGGTTTTCATTAGCTGCAAACCCAAAAGTTAATGGTAACATTCAAACATACCCAATTAAAACATGACTTATTCATTTAGCTTTGCTAagatgaaaggagagaaaagcctTATCTCAGACATACTCTTAACTATTACTTTCAAATGTGGTGTATATGAATTCTGTATTCTAAATGCCCTGCATCTTATTCATGGTCTAAGCCTTCTGTCTGGGCTCTTCAATCACCAATAGGCAGTGTCATGAAATCTGGGGGATGGTGCCATGAGGAACAGACTGAACTTGAAAATGGTACTACCTGAAGGCAGAGTAATCTGAATGGCCAGATGTTCACATAACTTTTTTCTGTTTCCCAGATAATTGTTTACTGCTCACTTGTAGCATTTTATAATCTTTGATTAGAGTCCCCTTTCCTCTGCCTAAgatgtattttttataatatttaatgttattattatgCTATGATTAACACTAAGTCTGGCTCAGTTAGAAATGCCTACCTAGAAACCAAATATCATAGaataacaggaaaaagaaattattagaaATGCAAGCATCAggaaccttctttcctgtttctttcattACAGCTATTAAACAATAAAGATTAGTATTATTGATTGGGGTGGAGAGAGTTTACAAACCTAGGGGaatttatataaactatataaaaataccattttatatatatatatatatattttatatacttgcaTAAAGAGTTACATTTCTAATTAATACTTTTAAATGTTGCTTTCCCCTCCCCTGGAGGTTACACTTTCATATTCTTCTTGATTTAATATAGTCCTAGGCAGACATATAGGTATACATTCAAGTTTTGTCAAGATTGTTTATCATATAAAACTTGGATATCATACACATTATCTGAATCTTGCTTTCTATGAAATACCATATGGAAAGCACTTTAAGATATCTGGTATAACTCctaattatttctttttgatgGCTGCCAGGTACTGTGAGAGAAGAGGTACCCTATTCTGCCATCCCCCTATAGATAGGCATTCACCTATCATTATTCTGCTAGAATGctataataaaataatctctgtaaaaaaaaattatctctgtAAATGTCTTTATGTTATATGGACAGATTAACTGCAGTAGAATGGATATTGCCAGATTCATCAggtatagaattctgggttgataatctttttcttttgattattctATCTTGTTTCCAATAAGAaatatgctgttttgttccttgtatATGATTTGTCTTTTCCATTGActactttcaagattttctctttatccttgattttCAGCAATTTAATAATGATGTTTCTTGGTattgtttcttcatgtttcttgttCCTGCCACCTTCCTCTCCTTTCAGGGGCTCTGAATTGCACATATAGTATAACATTTGTTGTCTCTCTGTTTACTGATGCTTTTCTCATTGAAAACttattttggatagtttctgttGTTGTCTTCCAAGTTCTGCAGTTTTTTCTTCAGCAATGTCTAAGACACTCTAAGTCCCATCCAGtgtatttctcatcagaaacaagttttcatctctaaaagctatatttgggctttttttctatttccataccTGTACCTATTTTATAGGCATAtggaatatagaaatataaaaactttTGATGTCTGTATCTGATAATTCTAAATTCTAGATTCATTTCAATTAATCAATTTTTCACCTTATGGTCATATAGGGGTACCATATATGCTTCTTTGCATGCTTGGTGATCTTTGGATGCCAGAAACTGTCAATTTTGCACTGATGAGTACAgggtatttttatatttgtataattattGAGCTTTGTTCTGTGACAATTACATTATTTGGAAACAGATACTTTTAGGTCAGTGCTTTATAATTGTCAGGTAGGACCATGGCAGCATTTAAGGTAGGGCTAAATTTTCCACATTACTGAGGCAAGACCCTTCTGAGAACTTTATTTAATTCTATGTAAATCATGAGGCATTTCAGCTTGGCTGGTAGAACCAGGTTCTGTGTAAGTACCAAGCATTATTCACTCTCATCGTGTTGGGTGGTTTTGCCCCTGACCTTGGGCAGTTTCTTCACATACATGTGCTCATCAGTTCTTTGCTTAATGCCCGAGGAGAActctgcagatctctggagttgtCTCTATGCAGATTACTCCTCTCTGCTACTCCATCCTATGAACTCTGGCTATGTTGATCTAGCTGGGCTCTTAGCTCAATCTTCTCAATTCACAGAGCACAACAGGTTCTGCCTTGGGTTCCTCTCTCTACTGCAGACTGGAAACTCTCTCAAGGTAATAAGCTGGGGTTCACCTTGTTGGTTTTCCATCTCTCAGAGCTCACTGTTCATCACTGCTTGACAGTCAGTGTCTTGAAATCCacaaaattttacatatttttgtttttgttgttgttatagtTGGGAGGATACCTCTGGTCTCTGTTACTCCATCTTGGATGAAATCAGAAGTTCAGATTGTAGGGTCCCCCTAAATTTCAGCAGCCCGGAGTAATGCTCACTGAGGTTTTCCATCAGGTGAAAACTTATAAAAATAGGAAACTCACTTAGTGTGGTTCTCTTCTGCCATTTGTAGATACCACTCCAGTGCCTGCTTGTTTTTGTGTATTCTTTAGTCCTTTCAGGTAa contains:
- the TPGS2 gene encoding tubulin polyglutamylase complex subunit 2 isoform X2 codes for the protein MLPEDVKNFYLMTNGFHMTWSVKLDENTIPLGSMAINSITKLTQLSQSSMYSLPNAPTLADLEDDEHEANENQPEKPHFDSRSVIFELDPCNGNGKVCLVYKRGKPALAQDTEIWFLDRALYWHFLTDTFTAYYRLLITHLGLPQWQYAFTSYGISPQAKQWFNMYKPITYNTNLLTEETDSFVNKLDPSKVFKSKNKTLIPKKKGPVQPASGPKGPSAPPSTSKSSSGSGNPVRK
- the TPGS2 gene encoding tubulin polyglutamylase complex subunit 2 isoform X4, with the translated sequence MQETPPPPLGSSKPHLEKLTLGITRILESSPGVTEVTIIEKPPAERHMISSWEQKNNCMLPEDVKNFYLMTNGFHMTWSVKLDENTIPLGSMAINSITKLTQLSQSSMYSLPNAPTLADLEDDEHEANENQPEKPHFDSRSVIFELDPCNGNGKVCLVYKRGKPALAQDTEIWFLDRALYWHFLTDTFTAYYRLLITHLGLPQWQYAFTSYGISPQAKQWFNMYKPITYNTNLLTEETDSFVNKLDPSKVFKSKNKTLIPKKKGPVQPASGPKGPSAPPSTSKSSSGSGNPVRK
- the TPGS2 gene encoding tubulin polyglutamylase complex subunit 2 isoform X1; translated protein: MQETPPPPLGSSKPHLEKLTLGITRILESSPGVTEVTIIEKPPAERHMISSWEQKNNCMLPEDVKNFYLMTNGFHMTWSVKLDENTIPLGSMAINSITKLTQLSQSSMYSLPNAPTLADLEDDEHEALAQDTEIWFLDRALYWHFLTDTFTAYYRLLITHLGLPQWQYAFTSYGISPQAKQWFNMYKPITYNTNLLTEETDSFVNKLDPSKVFKSKNKTLIPKKKGPVQPASGPKGPSAPPSTSKSSSGSGNPVRK